Proteins from a single region of Lachnospiraceae bacterium:
- the upp gene encoding uracil phosphoribosyltransferase has product MEQVHVMQHPLIQHKIGVLRRKETTSKDFRQLVGEIAMLMCYEATRFLPLTDVAIETPICKTTVKEIKGKKMAVVPILRAGLGMVDGLLTIVPGAKVGHIGLYRDPETALPIEYYCKLPADCSEREVFVVDPMLATGGSAAAAITMLKERGIEHIHFLCIIAAPEGVEKLTQEHPDVDIYIGALDEKLNDHKYIVPGLGDAGDRIFGTK; this is encoded by the coding sequence ATGGAACAGGTACATGTGATGCAGCATCCGCTGATTCAGCACAAGATCGGCGTGCTTAGGCGTAAGGAAACGACATCAAAGGATTTTAGGCAGCTGGTGGGAGAGATCGCTATGCTGATGTGCTATGAAGCGACGCGCTTTTTGCCGCTGACGGATGTGGCGATCGAAACGCCCATCTGTAAAACAACGGTTAAAGAAATCAAAGGAAAGAAAATGGCAGTCGTACCCATTCTGCGGGCCGGGCTGGGCATGGTGGATGGGCTCCTGACGATCGTTCCCGGTGCAAAGGTAGGACATATCGGGCTGTATCGTGACCCGGAGACGGCGCTGCCGATCGAATATTACTGCAAGCTGCCAGCTGATTGCAGCGAGCGCGAGGTATTTGTGGTGGATCCGATGCTGGCCACCGGCGGTTCAGCGGCTGCTGCGATTACGATGCTTAAGGAAAGAGGCATTGAGCACATTCACTTTCTGTGCATTATCGCTGCGCCCGAGGGCGTGGAAAAGCTGACGCAGGAGCATCCGGATGTGGATATCTATATCGGCGCGCTCGATGAAAAGCTGAATGATCATAAATACATTGTGCCCGGTCTTGGTGATGCAGGCGACCGCATCTTTGGCACAAAATAA
- the ispD gene encoding 2-C-methyl-D-erythritol 4-phosphate cytidylyltransferase encodes MEKIWAVVPAAGIGKRMGMAVKKQFIRLKGKEILIRTLQTLAEVPEIEGILLMVSRDDLDLCQHLIHDHHIEKVKDILPGGSTRQESVLKGLSAIPKDCTMAVIHDGARPLVTRQQIKETIEAARKHGGALLAVPVKDTIKVANKKGFAVQTPPRSNLWSAQTPQAFRYPDILNAHRHAMVMGDYACTDDSQIVEKYLDLPVKIVQGSYENIKITTPEDISIGERILEARAAQNDGGAKA; translated from the coding sequence ATGGAAAAAATATGGGCGGTTGTGCCGGCGGCCGGCATTGGCAAACGCATGGGGATGGCAGTGAAAAAGCAGTTCATTCGCCTGAAAGGAAAGGAAATTCTGATCCGCACGCTGCAGACGCTGGCCGAGGTGCCGGAGATTGAAGGGATTTTGCTGATGGTCAGCCGGGATGATCTGGATCTCTGTCAGCACTTGATTCATGATCATCATATTGAAAAGGTAAAGGATATTCTGCCGGGCGGCAGCACAAGGCAGGAGTCTGTGCTAAAAGGACTCAGCGCAATTCCAAAGGATTGCACGATGGCTGTCATTCACGATGGAGCGCGGCCGCTGGTCACGCGCCAGCAGATCAAGGAGACGATTGAGGCAGCCCGAAAGCATGGCGGCGCGCTGCTTGCTGTGCCGGTCAAGGATACGATTAAAGTGGCCAACAAAAAGGGGTTTGCCGTGCAAACGCCGCCACGGAGCAATCTGTGGAGTGCGCAGACGCCGCAGGCGTTTCGCTATCCAGACATTTTAAATGCACATCGCCATGCGATGGTGATGGGTGATTATGCCTGTACTGATGACAGCCAAATTGTAGAAAAGTACCTGGATCTGCCGGTGAAGATCGTACAGGGCTCCTATGAAAATATTAAGATCACAACGCCGGAGGACATCAGCATCGGCGAACGGATTTTAGAAGCGCGCGCAGCGCAAAATGACGGAGGGGCAAAGGCATGA